In Microvenator marinus, one genomic interval encodes:
- a CDS encoding ABC transporter substrate-binding protein, with protein sequence MKPFRLALEWFLNPDHVPFLVGQELGWFKEVGLDLELIEPHEHLDAAEMMARGEIEAAITEPLHLVHDVAEGQDQVGFARFLHTNGGVMYFKGKGIERPRDLLGKRLQYPGAPGPGGRAIAQTMIEADGGSVSGEVIVPVNNSFYHTNALAEDKADAATLVFYNFEVIEARHRGFAADFFALKDWGVPDFCQLILITSSQLLESDEESYRSLVKVLRRAVDLVKQEPRKAQEIYNARAGVDASDELGRAIYDATTACFTHDFSMSDDYYKELEAWMVRTAQAPTAGHTYWTNRLAF encoded by the coding sequence ATGAAACCGTTTCGACTTGCTCTTGAATGGTTCCTAAATCCAGACCACGTCCCATTTTTGGTGGGTCAAGAACTCGGTTGGTTCAAAGAGGTTGGACTCGACCTTGAACTGATCGAGCCACACGAACACTTGGATGCCGCAGAGATGATGGCTCGAGGTGAGATCGAGGCTGCGATTACCGAGCCTCTGCATCTGGTTCACGATGTGGCCGAAGGCCAAGACCAAGTTGGGTTTGCGCGCTTCCTTCATACCAACGGGGGCGTGATGTACTTCAAGGGTAAGGGAATTGAACGGCCGAGGGATTTGCTCGGCAAGAGACTTCAATACCCAGGAGCGCCGGGCCCCGGTGGTAGGGCAATAGCTCAGACCATGATCGAGGCCGACGGCGGTAGCGTGTCTGGCGAGGTCATCGTTCCGGTGAACAACAGCTTTTATCACACCAATGCGTTGGCCGAAGACAAGGCTGACGCTGCCACGCTGGTATTCTACAACTTTGAAGTGATCGAGGCGCGTCATCGCGGATTTGCGGCTGACTTCTTCGCGCTCAAAGATTGGGGCGTGCCAGACTTCTGCCAACTGATCCTCATCACGTCGAGCCAACTTTTGGAGTCCGACGAAGAGTCGTACAGGTCGCTCGTTAAAGTGTTGAGACGTGCGGTAGATTTGGTCAAACAAGAGCCTCGAAAAGCTCAAGAGATCTACAACGCACGCGCCGGTGTAGACGCCTCCGATGAACTTGGACGCGCCATTTACGATGCGACGACGGCGTGTTTCACGCATGATTTCTCCATGAGTGACGACTACTACAAAGAGCTCGAAGCCTGGATGGTTCGCACCGCGCAAGCACCCACGGCTGGGCACACCTACTGGACCAATCGACTCGCCTTTTAG
- a CDS encoding SRPBCC family protein: MVKKILGAIVAVVILVAALAYTQPREVEVTREIQITAPPEAVYPHVAQFELSQKWSPWADRDPAAKYVFEGAPGQPGASMTWKSDKPDVGNGKQTITEVRPPEFVETNLQFEGQSDAVAWFEITHVEGGSKVLWGLKVDMGNSPIGRWMGLMMDGWIGKDYEQGLSKLKSLVEEKA; the protein is encoded by the coding sequence ATGGTTAAGAAAATTCTAGGTGCGATTGTTGCGGTTGTGATTCTGGTTGCGGCTTTAGCCTATACGCAACCACGTGAAGTTGAAGTCACACGAGAGATTCAGATCACCGCGCCACCCGAAGCGGTGTATCCGCATGTGGCGCAATTCGAACTCTCGCAAAAGTGGTCGCCCTGGGCCGATCGTGACCCGGCTGCAAAATATGTCTTTGAGGGTGCGCCCGGCCAGCCTGGCGCATCGATGACCTGGAAAAGTGATAAGCCCGATGTGGGCAACGGAAAACAGACAATCACCGAGGTTCGTCCCCCCGAATTTGTGGAGACCAATCTTCAGTTTGAGGGGCAATCGGATGCGGTCGCTTGGTTCGAAATCACTCATGTAGAGGGTGGGTCGAAGGTGCTCTGGGGATTAAAAGTGGATATGGGCAATTCACCGATTGGCCGATGGATGGGGCTCATGATGGACGGATGGATTGGAAAGGATTATGAGCAGGGACTGTCGAAGTTGAAGTCCCTTGTTGAGGAGAAGGCATGA
- a CDS encoding DUF1588 domain-containing protein, with the protein MTKGRIFVALLFAAFTGCDGELAINADGPSITPPGTQNPGQNNNTPGSNNPNLGSELTESHLRRLTPVQFENTVRHALGDVFEAEDLPSFGDDIPTIGLNNNPSILRINTVNIDSLYASMQRLAQAAVQGTPVVSECVEASNDTCFAEVVDEIGPKLWRRPLQSEERDDLLNTRAELANVASRAEQAEFLIHALLASPNTLFRTELGEVDGEARVLTQFELASALSYTLWNAPPDQELWELAANNQLGDSEILRAQTTRMLEDPRVADALAEFFVDYLKLEAIFTKTKEASLGLTPEAREALVEGVRRDLRQIFSQPNATLLDPFSVNNFHVNEYGATFFGVPVTQGGEYEVVAMDPSERRGILSHPAFLSVHSGEGDTGIVKRGVFTLEQLLCIHLGAPPADISESEDVPEDFDDATATSREVLTVRHSSQPECVSCHRIIDPAGFGYENWDGVGRYREVEKGNVVIDASGELAMGQEVLTYTNSVTFLESLTGSEALRSCIADNFFTYALGDAPKLSEREALYQAFAEADGDIHAVLEALVLSPSFSARKLEEAQ; encoded by the coding sequence GTGACAAAAGGCCGAATCTTTGTTGCCCTGCTCTTTGCGGCGTTCACTGGCTGTGACGGTGAACTCGCGATCAATGCAGATGGACCAAGTATAACTCCCCCAGGGACCCAAAACCCGGGTCAGAACAACAACACGCCCGGGTCCAACAACCCAAATCTGGGGAGCGAACTCACGGAATCACACCTGCGACGACTGACCCCCGTCCAGTTCGAAAACACGGTCCGACACGCGCTTGGTGATGTCTTTGAAGCCGAAGATCTTCCTAGCTTTGGAGACGATATTCCGACGATCGGACTCAACAATAATCCGTCTATCTTGCGCATCAACACCGTCAATATCGACAGTCTTTATGCCTCGATGCAACGCCTGGCCCAGGCTGCCGTTCAAGGCACGCCGGTGGTCAGCGAATGTGTGGAAGCTTCGAATGATACCTGTTTTGCCGAGGTCGTAGACGAAATCGGCCCCAAGCTATGGCGCCGGCCGCTTCAATCCGAAGAACGCGACGACCTCTTGAATACGCGGGCGGAGCTGGCAAATGTGGCTAGCCGAGCCGAACAAGCTGAGTTCCTCATTCACGCGCTACTCGCCTCACCAAATACCCTCTTTCGCACAGAGCTAGGTGAGGTGGATGGAGAGGCGCGAGTGCTGACGCAATTCGAGCTCGCGAGCGCGCTCTCTTACACGTTGTGGAACGCCCCGCCCGACCAGGAACTTTGGGAACTTGCGGCCAACAACCAACTCGGTGATTCCGAGATTTTACGCGCTCAAACGACTCGCATGCTCGAGGACCCAAGGGTCGCAGACGCGCTCGCTGAGTTCTTCGTGGACTATCTCAAGCTCGAAGCGATTTTCACCAAGACTAAAGAGGCCTCGCTCGGCCTAACCCCCGAAGCCAGAGAAGCGCTGGTTGAAGGCGTAAGACGCGACCTTAGACAAATTTTCTCTCAGCCAAACGCGACGCTGCTCGACCCCTTCTCGGTCAACAATTTCCACGTCAACGAGTACGGCGCTACCTTCTTTGGAGTACCTGTAACGCAGGGCGGAGAATACGAAGTCGTGGCCATGGATCCCTCCGAAAGACGAGGAATTCTCTCACACCCCGCATTCCTGAGCGTTCACTCAGGCGAAGGGGATACGGGCATTGTCAAACGTGGTGTGTTCACGCTTGAGCAACTGCTCTGCATTCACCTCGGAGCGCCGCCCGCAGACATCTCAGAGTCCGAAGACGTACCCGAAGACTTCGACGACGCGACCGCCACATCACGCGAGGTGCTGACGGTCAGGCACAGCTCTCAACCCGAGTGCGTCTCATGTCACCGAATCATCGACCCAGCCGGCTTCGGCTATGAAAACTGGGACGGTGTCGGTCGCTACCGCGAAGTCGAGAAGGGCAACGTCGTCATCGACGCAAGCGGAGAGCTCGCCATGGGCCAAGAGGTCCTCACGTATACCAATAGCGTCACATTCCTTGAGAGCTTGACGGGCTCCGAGGCGCTCCGGTCCTGTATCGCTGACAACTTCTTCACCTACGCACTGGGTGACGCACCAAAACTCTCCGAGCGAGAAGCGCTCTACCAAGCCTTTGCAGAAGCTGACGGAGATATCCATGCGGTGCTCGAAGCACTTGTCCTTAGCCCTAGCTTTAGCGCGCGCAAACTGGAGGAAGCACAATGA
- a CDS encoding DUF1552 domain-containing protein → MSISRRTFLKGVGASGLAASLFGSKVAMGQTAEAPLRVLLVGLQHGWGRDFDFGREFTGSEFDFTIPQPLQGLEAIKDQCVFIDGARGTLWGNAHDVSYSDMFTASVCWDEHGSDQLGAHFPEPMGPSLDHVIAQHHSAQVLRVSANYRSWGRQTHPLCFDDNARVLDQFFRPQDAYDAIIGPIREAAAPPQPGRAALREKLFEHMQRDTDRMMAQVSGTERAKIESYRQAFTDLGQRLMQRTTVELTEDQIPERPEQSPAFSMMVDHYLDMIRLVFQADTHRVAVLGLGEGVDGWQWRDANGNIQSGNPWSTDFHHNVAHHGTGHEDQERARLAYEGWVEWYVEKIVGFAQMLDLTPDVDGGTLLDNTIIVLTGEVGTGQHDTRNKIHVLIGGGDRLARGRWVNAPLVDPRNRSGVFIGGQTRTGNDVESGLNYGRHLSIWHTADVLAEVGRLAGVPLDDGFGLPANNRAPMPLTLRT, encoded by the coding sequence ATGAGTATTTCAAGACGAACATTCCTCAAAGGTGTGGGCGCGAGCGGCCTTGCAGCAAGTCTTTTCGGGTCAAAAGTAGCCATGGGACAAACGGCCGAAGCACCACTACGAGTGCTCCTTGTTGGCCTTCAGCACGGTTGGGGGCGCGACTTCGACTTCGGGCGAGAATTCACAGGCTCTGAGTTCGACTTCACGATCCCGCAGCCCCTTCAAGGCCTAGAGGCCATCAAAGACCAATGTGTTTTCATCGATGGAGCTCGCGGAACACTCTGGGGTAATGCCCACGATGTCTCGTATTCCGACATGTTCACGGCCTCGGTGTGTTGGGACGAGCACGGCTCTGACCAACTTGGTGCGCATTTCCCTGAGCCCATGGGACCGTCACTCGACCACGTCATCGCTCAACACCACTCAGCCCAGGTGCTGCGCGTAAGCGCAAACTATCGCTCTTGGGGCCGCCAAACGCATCCTCTTTGCTTCGACGATAACGCGCGGGTTCTGGACCAGTTTTTCAGACCTCAAGACGCGTATGACGCCATCATTGGACCTATTCGCGAAGCCGCGGCACCGCCACAACCCGGGCGAGCCGCACTTCGTGAAAAGCTCTTTGAACACATGCAACGCGACACAGATCGCATGATGGCTCAGGTCTCAGGCACCGAGCGCGCAAAAATTGAGTCGTACCGCCAGGCATTCACGGACCTTGGCCAACGACTTATGCAGCGCACGACGGTCGAACTCACCGAAGACCAGATTCCCGAGCGTCCAGAGCAGAGCCCGGCCTTCAGCATGATGGTTGACCACTATCTGGATATGATTCGCCTCGTATTCCAAGCCGATACCCACAGAGTTGCGGTGCTCGGCCTGGGCGAAGGCGTGGACGGATGGCAGTGGCGAGACGCGAACGGAAATATCCAAAGCGGCAACCCATGGAGCACTGATTTCCATCATAACGTGGCGCATCACGGCACAGGCCACGAAGATCAGGAACGCGCGCGACTCGCCTACGAAGGCTGGGTCGAGTGGTACGTCGAGAAGATCGTCGGCTTTGCGCAGATGCTCGATCTCACGCCAGATGTGGATGGCGGAACACTTCTAGACAACACGATCATCGTCCTTACCGGTGAGGTAGGTACGGGGCAGCACGACACGCGCAACAAGATCCACGTGCTCATCGGAGGTGGAGACCGCCTCGCCCGTGGCCGATGGGTTAACGCGCCGCTGGTGGACCCGAGAAACCGCAGTGGCGTCTTCATCGGTGGCCAAACGCGGACCGGCAACGACGTGGAATCGGGCCTAAACTACGGCCGCCACCTGAGCATCTGGCACACCGCCGACGTGCTCGCCGAGGTCGGCAGACTCGCCGGCGTTCCTCTGGACGACGGGTTTGGGCTCCCGGCCAACAATCGGGCACCGATGCCGCTCACCTTGCGAACATGA
- a CDS encoding porin, producing MKRAPILVFFILTVLAPSAQAQEKEKAQVVEDPELEFSGYGELSFGWLNYGEDQTREGGAWRDSRLVFDSTRFVLKAEMELPADFEFEAEIEFEHGGTGSALELEYEEFGEYEQEIEKGGEVILEEFYLSRTFSDLVRVRVGRFYTAVGLLSYHYRPGDLIASGRPESETTILPAVWDEMGADVRLKWNWLEATAQVINGLDSTGFSSQGWVSTGHQTRFEFIRARGLAGVLRLDFVPIDGLKAGVSAYYGDTAKNRPKPDLAKDCNDPEEARVAPCGYVSAGLLILDAHFSLELGPARAKGLLLWGNLENADVISARNRNLSNFLNVLRSEVAEQAILAWGELGVDLLHGFDTKWRLEPHLRFEYYDTMFRVAEGVFDPPRFERYVASAGVGADYDNSVMARLTTRYRWFGDSSLRDQTEVFLTTGFHY from the coding sequence ATGAAACGAGCTCCAATCCTAGTATTTTTCATCTTGACGGTGCTGGCGCCATCAGCCCAAGCACAGGAAAAAGAAAAAGCGCAAGTAGTTGAGGACCCCGAACTAGAATTCTCAGGCTATGGAGAACTTAGTTTTGGATGGTTAAACTACGGCGAAGACCAAACTCGGGAGGGCGGTGCTTGGAGGGATTCTCGACTCGTTTTTGATTCCACTCGCTTCGTTCTCAAAGCCGAGATGGAGTTGCCCGCAGATTTCGAGTTTGAAGCGGAGATCGAGTTTGAGCATGGCGGCACCGGATCGGCACTTGAATTGGAGTACGAAGAGTTTGGCGAGTACGAGCAAGAGATCGAAAAAGGTGGCGAAGTTATCCTGGAAGAATTCTATCTGAGCCGGACTTTCTCAGATTTGGTCCGTGTCCGCGTTGGTAGGTTCTATACCGCCGTCGGTCTACTATCCTACCACTATCGGCCGGGTGACCTCATAGCATCGGGGCGACCCGAGTCCGAAACCACCATTCTACCTGCGGTTTGGGATGAGATGGGTGCCGATGTTCGGCTCAAGTGGAACTGGCTGGAAGCCACCGCTCAAGTCATCAACGGACTTGACTCCACGGGTTTTAGTTCGCAGGGTTGGGTCAGTACCGGCCACCAGACTAGGTTTGAGTTCATCCGCGCTCGCGGCCTTGCCGGTGTGCTACGCCTCGACTTCGTGCCAATTGATGGTCTCAAGGCGGGCGTATCCGCCTACTACGGAGACACGGCCAAGAACCGCCCTAAACCTGACCTTGCCAAAGATTGCAACGACCCAGAGGAAGCTCGAGTCGCCCCATGTGGCTACGTGTCGGCTGGCCTCTTGATCCTTGACGCGCACTTCAGTCTTGAGCTCGGCCCCGCCCGCGCAAAGGGGCTCCTACTCTGGGGAAATCTTGAAAATGCGGATGTAATCTCGGCCCGTAATCGAAATCTAAGCAACTTCCTTAACGTACTTCGCTCCGAAGTCGCGGAACAGGCGATCCTTGCGTGGGGCGAGCTAGGGGTTGACCTCTTGCATGGGTTCGACACCAAGTGGCGATTAGAGCCGCATCTCAGATTCGAATATTACGACACCATGTTTCGGGTGGCCGAAGGGGTGTTTGACCCACCTAGGTTCGAGCGCTACGTCGCCAGTGCTGGTGTCGGAGCAGACTACGACAACTCGGTCATGGCTCGCCTGACCACACGATATCGCTGGTTTGGCGACTCAAGCTTAAGGGACCAGACCGAGGTATTTCTTACAACAGGCTTTCACTACTAA
- a CDS encoding imelysin family protein yields MKHLLLGFGISLVAISCSEDDSGVVDNSFDDPTIVQGYAENVIVPKYEMLDSNAAALVSAVEALVADPTDTNLSAAQDAWRATRTPWEQSESSLFGPVDSNGYDPALDSWPVNLTDINGVLASNQELNQTFFDSLSPESKGFHTIEFFLFGENGDADAEFTEREAQYLSAATADLKVNTSALLGSWTEGDSAYKTVFTSAGEEGNTVYPSRAAAAQEIASGIVVILDEVANGKIADPFDERDVTLVESPFSANSLADFRNNIAGAKEAYLGDFSTGSKSGVGLADWVQEQDAELNTRVLAEFDAAIAAIDAIPAPFKDAILNDNGRAKIQEAVDAINTVRVSFESDINPLISGN; encoded by the coding sequence GTGAAACATCTACTATTAGGATTTGGAATTTCTTTGGTCGCGATCTCTTGCTCGGAGGATGATTCAGGCGTTGTCGACAACTCCTTCGACGATCCCACCATCGTTCAAGGATATGCGGAAAACGTCATCGTTCCTAAGTACGAAATGCTCGACAGCAATGCTGCAGCCCTTGTTTCAGCCGTCGAAGCACTTGTGGCTGACCCAACCGATACCAATCTGAGCGCTGCCCAGGACGCTTGGCGGGCAACCCGCACACCGTGGGAGCAGAGCGAATCTTCGCTCTTTGGCCCCGTAGATTCTAACGGATATGACCCCGCACTCGATTCGTGGCCGGTCAACCTCACGGATATCAACGGCGTGCTTGCAAGCAACCAAGAGCTCAATCAGACCTTCTTTGATTCACTCTCACCAGAGAGCAAGGGATTCCACACCATTGAATTCTTCCTATTCGGTGAGAATGGTGATGCCGATGCGGAGTTTACCGAACGCGAAGCTCAATACCTGAGTGCCGCTACGGCTGACCTAAAAGTCAACACCTCCGCATTGCTCGGCAGTTGGACCGAAGGCGATTCAGCCTACAAGACCGTGTTCACAAGCGCAGGAGAAGAAGGCAACACGGTATATCCATCGAGGGCCGCCGCTGCTCAGGAGATTGCCTCAGGAATCGTGGTGATTCTTGACGAAGTCGCAAATGGAAAGATCGCAGACCCGTTTGACGAGCGTGATGTGACCCTCGTTGAAAGCCCTTTTAGCGCAAATTCTTTAGCTGACTTCAGAAACAACATCGCTGGTGCGAAAGAGGCCTATCTTGGCGACTTTTCGACGGGCTCAAAATCCGGTGTAGGACTAGCTGACTGGGTTCAAGAGCAAGATGCCGAACTAAACACCAGAGTGTTGGCGGAGTTCGACGCAGCAATTGCAGCGATTGATGCGATCCCCGCCCCCTTCAAAGACGCCATCTTGAATGACAATGGTCGTGCAAAAATCCAGGAGGCAGTAGATGCCATCAACACCGTTCGTGTCAGTTTTGAAAGCGATATCAATCCGCTCATTTCTGGTAACTAG